The Miscanthus floridulus cultivar M001 chromosome 6, ASM1932011v1, whole genome shotgun sequence genomic interval CCATGAAAGGGCTTACCTGACGCAGGCCCGCTCCGAGCTTAATGGTCTGGTTGTTCATCTCGGAGAGGTCCAGGACGGCGTCACCGGGTACCTGAGCAGCGAGGGCAGTGACGGAAGTGTGAGATGATAACCAGACCCGCACAGATAGCGGAAGTGAGAGATCAAGGTGCGGGATAGGGCTGGGAGGCTTACCACGTAGTTGTCGACGAGAGGAGAGGGCGCCGGCCTCCTCGACTCCATTGCAGCGACGGTAAGGAGCGCCGGCGTGGAGGACTGGAGGTGCGGAGCGAGTCGGACGGCGGTTCGCGGCGGCGGTCCTCCTGCGTCCTGGGCTCTTGGCTATAGAGCTCGCCCTGTACGTATGGTTAGCTGAGGGGATGGGCCTGGGCCTCAGCGTTGGACGCCTGCTTGTGGACTGTGGTCAATCAATTAAAAGAAGTTTATTTTGCTAAAAAAAATGCCATGGTCTCCAAGATCTCGGAGAATTGTAACGGCGTTTCTTCAAACTCTTTGAACTAATTATTAAGGTCTAATTTTTTAtctctgattttttttaaatcagAAATTTTACTCTCtcaactctcaaaccatttaaaCTAAGTGATTCTCTATGTGGTCTGATAAGACTTTTAAACCACAAAAAAAATCACTAAGCTTCTACAAATTCTAAGAAAAATTATAGTAATAGATTGGGACATGGCAAACCTAAATAAAATATCAAGAGCTCATTAAATATCTCAAAAAACTTTAAAGTAATATATTTAGCTctaggaaaatgaaaaaaaaatccaacAAAATGCGAAAAGTTCGCAATACAATACATTTGATGTCTAAATGCATTTTAAAAACATTACATAACAAAATATGAGATATAATAGgattggcaaaaaaaaaatgcaacaTCTAATTAATGTTGAATGTGTTTATGCTGCTTGTATCTTGCATTTTTGTTATGGAAAGATTTTGAAAATGCATCTAATTGTTCTGTGacttttggtgaattaatgacaATGCAAGTAAAGTAATGAGATTTACAAAGCATCTCTACAATTTTTGGGAATTTAGTTTTTTCTAAATTTTTTATTTGTAGAGTTAAGTCTAATTTTTGGAGTCTTCTAGAGATATTTTCATGAGCTTTAAATTATTATATTTGGGTGTCTTATTTTCCAATATATCTTTAGGATTTTTCTTAGAACTTTTAGAAACTTAGTGATAtttttatggtttaaaaatttatAAGATATTTACTGGATTTTTAAACTAAAAGTTGAAGAAAAGTGCCTTGAAAACCACTTCTATAACCTAGGCAATGCGGTAATTCATACAGTTTTGAGAGTTGAAGAGGTAAGGCATCTGATTTTAGAGAGTTCGACGAGAAAAATCATATCACAATAATAATTCAAGTAGGTAACATAGAATTTTTCACCTTGACAGCTGTATGAAAGGGACGAAAAAAACGATTTTATACGGCAACCACCAGTTTGGGTTGAAAGGGGTTGAAGTGGCCCATGGGATGAAAATAAAAAcacaacaaacaaacaaaaatgaGGAAAAAATGCGGCGTGTTCAGCTAGTCCGATGAACAGTGGATTTCGATTGGTTTTGAATGATTGAATAGTGTTCTATAagagagaataagctaaaacTAAGACTATACCAGCCGAACACCCCAAAGGAATTCAGAACATGTGATTTGCGTGCATGAATTTCATGCTCCAAAACAGTAATAATGGTGCAAAACCGCATAGCCGGCCCGCAAACATTAGAATATAGGAGTATCTTAGATCTTAGGAACTGCTAATCCGAAATGGCATCGCATATTTCTGATGCACATCGATTTGAGCGAGTGTAATAAATGCCGATACGCCCAGGCGCCCAGGCCACATCTGAGCTGACCATCATATCATAATATGTAGGAGTGGTCTCCAAGTTGCATATCTTTCAGACTTTCAGTATAAAACGACCAGCATGAAACCTTGGTACAGCCACTTCAAATTTTTAAAAGCCAACCTTGACTCAATGTACTGCTACAATATGCCCAAGTTGTAGAGATTAAGCCCACTTTGGAACTTAGGGATTTCACAGAAATCATGTACGAATTTCACATGAATCAAGATCCAGTGACCCAAGAAGCATACAGGAAGTAGTATTCACATCATGCAATGCACAACGGTAGCTCTATGAAACCAAGCTGAAGACACAGTAAGCAGAGATGACTGAGTTAAGACCAAGAGCAATGAAAGCTAGGAATGCCATGGAAGCTGAGGCATTGATCAGTTTGGTAAATTGATCCCCTCCAAACCGAGACATCCAAACACCATTACGAGAAAGTGCTGCTGAAGATGCTGACAATAGGAGGTAAGCTAACATCTGCAATAGCATGAAAAACCCATTCAGACACATTTTGGTCACTAACAAATTTTAAGCCAAGTTGCAAGCTCAAAACTAGTAGAGCAAAACACAAAAGATGAATGTCCGAGACATGGTTAAACAGGAATTTGTGGAGACTGCAATACATTGCTGAAAACATGGTCTGGCGCATtccaaagggcgtacccagtgcagagagctcccgctctgtgcggggtctggggaagggtgttagtggcaagccttaccctcgcctgtgcaatgcgaggagaccgcgactcgaacccgggaccttccggtcacagacggtaagactctaccgcttgcaccaggcctgcccttcgtCTGGCGCATTCCAAAGGAAAGAATATAATGTAGAACAAATTGATATACATGCATTGTACAAGGAACATCTAAACAACATGACTTTGGTCAGTTGGTGGCAAATCAGGTGATCCATAAGCACACAAAGTCCATAGTTATTAGTCATAAATATGTCAAAACCTCAAGCACTGCACCAATCTCATTCATTTCTGAAAAGTTCCCTTATCATGACAAATGTTTGAAGTTGGAGGAACTGGAAAGGTGTTATTTATCAATTCATGGAACAACTCTTTTACTTACACCTGATGACGCACTGTAATGTATCTGTACAATGTTTATACCAACTAAACAAAATAGGCATATACCAAACCAAATCCGGTAGGAACAATAATAATATAGACATATACCAGTCGGGAAACGATAATTGCCACCTAGCGTTCATCCACAATCTAGGATTTCTTTATAAGAAAACAATTGCTGCAATAGTTCATCCAATTTGTGCAACTATATTTAGTTTTGCAATTATTAAATGGCCATAAGCTTGTGAAATCGTGCTATCATAAATTCATGGTATGGTTCCCAACAACACACAAATACAGAAGAGCAGAATAGCAGTTTACTCATGCTTGCCTGATCCATGGCAAGATTGAAGTAGCTGCGGAATGGGGCTCGAATCATGCGCCTCCCTGTAACAAGGTAATGCACCTCGGCTACCAACTGGAATCCAGAGTAGGTAAAAGCCAGGACGCTCGCAGCGAGTACATACCTACATCGCCAAAATTCACCAATTTTCAGCTCCCATCAACACTAATAAGAAACGGCAGCTGTGACTAATGAAGAAGGTTTTAACTGAGATCAGCCAGCGCTCTAGGAGTCCAGAGGGAAACCTGTACTCGTTGTAGCGGCGGAAGGAATCGCCGGACCAGCCCGTCGTGGTATCGGCGGCCATGACGGAGAGCGCGACCAGGCAGAACACGGCGGctgaaaccctaaaccctagctcGGCCCTCCTCAGCTCCGCGCGCCGCACCTTCTCTGGGACGCCGCCAAGGAGCCACCTCTTGGACCCCACGCCGCCTCCAACTCCCCCAACGGCAGtaacggcggcggccgcggcgagtGACCCAGTGTCGCTCGGAGGTGTAACCTTGTCCTTGTCCGGCGTGGCCTTCGCCTCCGTCGCCGCGGGGTCTTCGCCGGAGAGGAGCTTCGCGATGGTGACGGCCGATTCCTTCTGCGGCGATCCGGCTGGGGACGCCTCGGCCGAGGAGGCCTTCCGCGGCGTCGAATCTTCAGTTTGGGCTAGAACGACGGCTAGCGTCATGCTCCCCGATTCGGTAGCCGATTCCGCCGCCTCCTGCTCCGACTTGGCTTCCGAGGACGCCGGCGCTGGAGTAGGCGGTGATACTGGAGCGGGTGAGGGACGGTGTAGTGGGCGCGGCGGTGACGTCTGGCCCTGTCGCGGGAGGGGTGGAGAAGCATCAGCGCTGGGCGgaagcggaggcggaggcggaggcggcggaggaggctgTGGCGCCGAGGGATGCGGAGTTGAGGAAGGAGAGCTATCGCCGGGAGTATGAGGAGGCGGAGtagcaggaggaggaggtggagctggCGCTGGGTTCTCCGGCGAGAGGGATCCGTCAGACGAGGGTTTGACAGGCGGATGTtctgaagaaggagaagaaggggcgATGGGTTCTACCGCCGGCGGAGGCGGCTGTGTTCGGGTTGGTGAGGCCATGGAGCAGCTCGTTTGCTCGATGGCTGGGGCTGCTGGTGGCTGTGCCGTCGGCCGTCGGGGACTGCGGGGTGGGGGATTTGTGCGACCGAGGCCAGTTGATACTGCGGAGTGACGGCGAGTGGGAGACTGCGGAGTGGATCCGTCAGTGTCTTTCGGTTGAACTGTCATTATAGCGATTAATAGCCCGTTCGATTCGGCTGGATCCACGTATAAGCACGTGACTAAAATACTGCTGACTGATTTagcgtgagagaaaaacactgttggctggctgataagccaaaCTAGATACAGACAGTTACAGgctgccgaacaggctgtaaaACAATTCAATAGCAATGTCGCTCCACTGCTAATTAACTGCACAGCCTGATTTTAATGATAATTTTACCTGAAAATTCAATCCTTTCCTCATTGAATAAGCCgaccggctgaagctgttttattgtgagagaaaaatactgtagattctaactGGTAAgctgactgataagttcaagcgaacagggccatcaaTAGATCAAGATTATGTCCAATCAAAAGCTAACTTTTCGTGATACCAATAGTGCATCGTCTATTCCTTACCGGCCAAACTATGCCTCTTTGGACAATTGGTAGTTGCAACCAGGTTATGAGAGGTTCATCGAACAAAGTTTACTACGTGACCGTCTAGCCTGCGGATGCGCCCACGCCCGTGCCGACgaagaagaagacggcggcggcgTAGGGTTCCGGTAGGAGCTAGCCAACGTTAGGGTTTCGAGGTAAGATTCTCTAACGGCCTTAGAAGGGGGTTTGGGGATGGCGGCCACGACACAGCGGTGGAGGTGGGTGAGACGGCGGTGGGGCGGGGCGATAGGAGAAGGCGGTTTGGCAGGGTTGTCGGCAGGGGTGTCGCGGCGAAGGTCGACGACGACCTGCCCTGGGATTAGGGGAGGGCATGGTCAACGGGCGAGGGTGGGGCGAGGACGACGCCGATGAAAGTGTTGCGGCGGAGGTTAGAGGAGGGCAGGGTCGAGGGCGGGAGGCGGGCGGCACGGTGAAACGGTGGGAGCCGCCAGCCGCCAGTGGTGGGGGTGGGACGGGGGTGGGGCGAGGACGAGGGCGAGCGCGAGGTAGACGATAGGTTGCGCGTGTTAATGTTGTCCTTCATCGAATGCTTCTTCAGGAGTACGTGGCAGCGAGAAAGCTGAGCGCATGTTTGGATTTGATGTTGGGGCCAAGTTAAAATTCAGCCATAGCCAAATCAGGAATGTGCAGAAATTAGTTATACCAAATATATTTGGATGATGATTAATAAGCTAATAAAATCCTAAATatgtccatttttcttatacctATGCGCATGACGGGCTGAATCTATGAATAATTATTTTATTATATCCAATTATGGTTAATAGGGATGTTGATTTTCATATTATTTTTGTAAGGAACACCATGGTCTAAAACTCTAAATGGATCACAAGTCAGATGTATGATTTAGAAAATATTATATTTTAGAGCTCGTTAATAAATACATTTATGCCCTATTTGACAGAGGCCATAAAAAAGGGGCTCCTTGCAAGGAGCAAGAGCAGTTTTTGAATTAAGGAGTTGGAACCATAAAGGTTTCTCTCAACTCCTTATAAACCTAGTACAAATTATTACTAAAGCCATTTTTGACAAAGTTTTTCAAAACGGCTTTAGTTTCACTAGAGAAGATGTTCTAGGAGCCAGGCCCTACCAAATGGGTGTTTAATCGAACAAAATCAAAATGCATTTTTATTGCGACCACCTCAAAGCTGACATGCCCGTTTGGCTGACCCATTCTcctcttgtttcagcttattctctcacagaacactattgaatcatccaaaaTCATCCGAAAACGTATCAGCCGAGGTGTTCCTTTGGCACGGTTGAGCTAATTTGGTGCGCCCAAATTGTCGGGCCGATACTATTTGACAGATGGGCCTACTAAATTTATCTTGGCACAACGGCACCACCAAATTTAGTGCTGAACACTAGTCAAGTTACCAGGGCATGACCAAAGTTTAGCTTGGCACCCGAGGGTACGAACCAAACGTGCGTCTAAGTTTTTGGGATTGAATTGTCATTAGGATCACACACGAGAATTTGGGAATGCGGGGCTTAAAATAAAAGCCTTGATTTACTTCGCAAATCGTACGGCACACATTTGCATGAAGCTCATTTTATATACAATTACTGTTATTATCATTACATGAATATAATCAATCAGACCATGCGTCGCTAAAGAACTAGCGATCCACTGTACAGCAAAAGTGCCATGCAATCGCAATGTGACTCACTAATTTGTGACACACAAAACATACTTTCAGGTTTCAGCTATATACGATTATCACCAAGACATTTGTCATGGGCACATTTATACACGCACAGAAAATATGAACTGTAGGGTCAGGAAGTGAACTACTCTTTACAACTTGGCGGATGTGCACATTTAAAAACAGTACAAGGAGGTTGCTTGTATTCAGGTATGCTTGAGGGATCAACTGGCCGGACCTCACCGGCCTgatggtcgtaaacgatcgtaaatttttagtcagaacagtatttttctctcacaccaaaccaaccaacagtaataatccacgatcgtatacgctGTTCGGCTGGTCAGCTTCCGCTGGCTAGGCTGGCTGCTCTCCCTCACAAGTTACTGTAGCCGACACCTAGGGCCAGCCAGCCACAGCAGTAACTTCCCAGCAGCCGAACACACGGGTATATGATCGTATCAGCACTAGCCGAACAGTCTGTTACTGAAGTGACATCAAACAGTTAAGACATGGTTCCCTTCAAGACTTCAGTTAGCAACAGTACCTGAAGACCGTTTATGTGCGTAAACATTATATGAACAAATCAAAATTATCTGACCCAAGTTATGTTTAAGAGTAAGAAAAGTTTCCTAAGAACCAAATGAAGAATGTGAAGTGTTGTTCACCAGAGAAAGACTTGAATACCAAGTGCAATACCGAATAGTACACTAGAGTTAGTCAGGTTACTACTTTTTACTGTACCTTCGAAGGTCAAGCCCAATTAATCCAGCTTGAAGGATCGACAAGTTGTCAGAATCTGGAGAGACAATGACAACAGTTTCCCCTGAGTACTGAGTCTCCAGTATTGACATGAGCTGCGTCACCCGAACAAATACGTCTGCTACGCTCTCATTTGGAGTACCATCACTGATAGGAGGCGGCTTCATGTCAGGAGAAATGTTATCTGACGCATACACCTAATGCAGCCATCATGCCAAGAAAAGCATACTTCAGTCAGAATAGGGGTAAATTTGTTGCAAAAACTATCTAATGTTAGACTGGCCACAATGTGGGCTTTTGCCGGTGCCAAGGAAGGAAGGAGAGAGAACGTTCAAGCACCGGTGCTTAACGCTGTGGCCGATGCCCAGTTTTAAAAAATCTTGGCATCAGGACATGTTCGTTCCACGGTGCCTGAAACATAGAAAATTCAATCCCGAACTACGAGGAAGGTGAGAGGAGCACGCCGTCCACTGGAATGGAGGGGGCGCTGCTGTGGGTCGCGACGGCGCCGTGGGATTTTTTTTTGGCGGGGTCCACAGTCAACCCAAGTACCGGTGCCCACGCTGTGGCTATATTTAGAATCTTGCATCTGTATGAGGTGGAAGAGAGAGAAATTTTCTAGCACCGGCAACATTGTGGCTAGTCTTAGGAGGATACACATTCGTAAAAAAAATTGACTATTAATTCATGCCCAGTAAGCCCAGCATTTTTATGTATCTGCTGAAATTCCATTATCGCTATTTAATTTGGCAGTGTAAAAAAGCATTAATCATTGATCTGACAATAGTTTGGTTCATGATGAAGCAAGTAAGCCAACATCTGACCTGAAAAGATACTGTATCCTTGCTGTCTTGTAACAAGAAACATTCGGCTAGCAGACCTATTTTTCTCACCCAATAAATCAGACGTACGTATCAGCTCAACCGGCTTATACACCAGCCGAACTGACCCGCGCGGCTGCGCGATGGATGGCCATATCCAGCAGTCGTCCTCGCACGCGCCGAGGCGCTGGAGCTCGAGCGCGGCGCGCGCCGTCTGGCGGAGCCCCACGGGGGAGAGGCCGCTGTCGACGGAGGTCTTGGCGACCGGGTTGGTGCGGAGGAGGCCCTGCCCCTCGTACACGGACTCACCCGCGCGCACCAGAAAGTAGCGGTTCGCCagccgcggcggccggcgggggCATGCGGAACAGCCCGCGCGCCGACGCAGGCAAGGGGGCGGGCGCCATCGGGAGGGTCAGCGCCGCCGGGAGAAGGAGGAGATCACGGCGGCGGAGAGAGGTGACGGCGACGCGTTGTGGCCCTGGAGGTAGCGGTGGCGCGGAGGAGACTAGCGGCGAGGATGGAGCGGAGGAGCGCGCGGGGGGCTGTATGCCGTCTGCCCGTCTGCGCTCTGGACGACGCACGTACGCTCGGCTCAACGGAGCATCCGTGGCCGGGGCCAATGCGAGAGGAGTAAAATATCCAACTAGTTGGGCCGGCCCGATGCTTACTGGTGCAGGCCGGAAAAGTTTTCCAGTGAACATTGGGCGGCTCATCTGCTAAAGATCACTTCCCCTAAAAAAAACTGCTAAAGATCACTAGTCCTTGAGGGTTCCCCTTATAAAAAAAAACTAGTCCTTGAGGGTGGAAGAAAATACAACGCGACATTCTAGATCCATCAGAAATGTATTAATCAAGTTTAAAAGAATAAATATATTAATCAAACAATagtaattaattttagaaatgcaCCTTTCAATAATTTGCCTATATCAATGTAGTCTTCAATAATACAATCTTCTTTTTTTGTTTGGGAAGGAGGATGAAGTGTGTGTACTCTCTTAACATTTACAATCCAAGTTTTGGCAATGCTCCTTGGAATACAGAACAGTTCGGATCAGTGACTCCTTTGAAAGGTACAAAGTCCAAACAATACTAGATGATGGATTGAATTGCCCTTAGTGGAATATAAAGCCAGAACAGAACATATGATATTACCATCTTTAATAATTAACTACAATAGTTTTGGACCACAATAACATAAGGGCCCATTTGGTTGATTGATGTCATAGTCTGCAAAGCTACCGATGAAGTTCCATTGCCAACATTCAGCGGGCCTGTAGATAATTTATAGTCTAACGATActaatttggtatcataaattttagcgctattttctataaatttaggtTACAGCGTATCAAATGACAACTACTGATGAGCACATTGTGAAAATAGTTTATAatgtatctaatgatactaacttGACTCCATAAATTTTTAGAGTTCTTTTCTATAAATTGGCAAAAGTCTActtaaacccccccccccccccacccacctatcaaccatgatctacttcaccccccaaactataaaaccgtctattttaccccctgaacttttcaaaaccgtctattttaccccccgggcggttttcgacggtggttttgctacaatAACGGTGGTTTGCTACGCTACCTGTGGTTTcaccttttctttttttatttattttcgctgaatctttgaaaaatcatagtaaatcatagaaaaatcataaaatgaaaaatccaattttgttggactccacatgagtagatctacatagttaacatataatgtggtatgctttagtacaaaggttttgctatacctttagattaattggaaaatctaattttgtctgtaattaattagaatttatctataactaagttatacatggtccaatgagtacggaatttttactatagttcaagcatacaataattagcctaccataaaaatttcaccataattggaccacagaagctgcagctatgaattgttccaattaattacagacaaaattggattttccaattaatctaaaactacagcaaaaattttgtactaaagc includes:
- the LOC136458650 gene encoding CASP-like protein 4A3, giving the protein MTVQPKDTDGSTPQSPTRRHSAVSTGLGRTNPPPRSPRRPTAQPPAAPAIEQTSCSMASPTRTQPPPPAVEPIAPSSPSSEHPPVKPSSDGSLSPENPAPAPPPPPATPPPHTPGDSSPSSTPHPSAPQPPPPPPPPPPLPPSADASPPLPRQGQTSPPRPLHRPSPAPVSPPTPAPASSEAKSEQEAAESATESGSMTLAVVLAQTEDSTPRKASSAEASPAGSPQKESAVTIAKLLSGEDPAATEAKATPDKDKVTPPSDTGSLAAAAAVTAVGGVGGGVGSKRWLLGGVPEKVRRAELRRAELGFRVSAAVFCLVALSVMAADTTTGWSGDSFRRYNEYRYVLAASVLAFTYSGFQLVAEVHYLVTGRRMIRAPFRSYFNLAMDQMLAYLLLSASSAALSRNGVWMSRFGGDQFTKLINASASMAFLAFIALGLNSVISAYCVFSLVS